The DNA sequence tTCAAAATCTGTGGATGcagccactgtttttttttttttttttttttttttttttttttaagcttaaaTATCTAACTAACTATCTATAGTAATATTCATTCCACCATGCATTCTGCCTCCGCATGAACTTATGACACTGTGGCAACAGACAGAGGAAGGTTGAAAGGTTAAAATTCAGACTGGCTGAATGTTTTGTTGTGGCATTTGCACAATTACACACCCAATACACATCAGATCACACAATCTTGAGATTCATTACACTAAATTTGGCAGATTTGTAAGTGAGCAGCCCTCATTTGTGATTAACTGCAAGAACTCTGCATTTACACATAATTGTGGAGCCTGCTGACATGACCAATTATTACTGAAAACAGCCTTTCATTTGTCTGTTACCTCAGTTGTCTAACTGGTACGGCCCTATTATAAAGGTCATTAATACAGATAATTTCTGTCAGAGGGGGAAAAAGAtcttaatgtttattataaagtTTATTTCAGTAACCTTAATGGCACATTCCACCATTCAGCCATAGGAAAGTCAGGCTCAAGTTAGTTATTAGTCTTTCTTCACTAACAGGACATGCTGTCTGTTATGCCATTAAAAAAGGGAAGAGACAAAGACAATGGACCAAGTCCCTGACCCAACAGCTGTCCTCATAAAATGcgttaaaatatataaaaattcttCTCCTGTGTTAAACATTAGTTTTAAAAAGAAGACTTCAGCAGAGTCAATAACACAAACtatatgtttataaaaacaGCGTATGCTGTCAGAAAGCATTATGGCGCCATTCTGCATGCAAGAAGAGTCGAGTCCGGTGCAAGACATTTATCGAAGCGCTTACCCAAACCGTGACCTCCGATTGAGACTGTGAGCCCGTGAGAAGCAGagagtgaaaaagtgaaagtaaaagtcagaacaaaatacaacaaaatgtgctcaaaaaagaaaaaataaaacatttaaaccaaGTGGTGAATAGAGTGTGCTGGGAATGTGAGCAGCTCTGCACAAAAGGTGACGTGTCCAAGTGGATGACAGGACTGGGAgccacacacaaaaacacttaaCAATATGATTTCTAAACTGTCCAGCTTGAGCACTAAATCACGACAATCCAAAACTTcaaataggtttaaaaaaaaaaaaaaaaaaaaaaaaaaaaaaaaacactttgccaaataaataatttccagTAGTTCTCTTATGGCAGTATTAATCAAGCTATTGTACACCAAATATTTTAAGATTTTCCCAAAGTGGTTCACAAGACCTTTAGTTGTTTTGGAAACAACTCTCTTGATTCATTTTGAATATACTGCTTTGGTATTCAGACCTCTTAATATTTACACTGAACCCTTTCTGTACAACTACTGCACAATCACACTGAACTAGGAAAATGTACATACGtgaatctatttattaaaaaaacaaaaaaaaaaaaaacaaaaaaaaaaacaactgaaaccCTAAGTGGATCGGAGGTCCATGCTGTTGAAGGGCCTACCTGTGACTGTGCATTTGCTGGCATCTCCTGTAGGGAGAGCTCGAATGCGGTATGGGGAATATGGGATTTCATCACCACCATATTTAATAAGGATGGTGTAGCGACCAGTCATATCTGGCACATAAGAGACTAGATAAGTCCCATCCTGGTTATCACGAATGTTGGCCTTCTTGGGCTTCCCTTCTGGATCCTGAAACAAACAGGGATTAAAACAAGAACTATCCAACCATTATCCATGTAGTACAATTCAAAACATTTCCTGCACTTACAGTAATTTGGACAGCCAAAAGCCCCTCTCCTGCATCCTTGGCATCAATAGTAAACTCCACTGGCAGGCTGGCAGGCACCCCAGTAGTGTTAAGACCAGGGCCACTGGCACGCACCTTACTGGCATCATGTGTGGGCAGAACCTTCAGCTTATAAGGGCTATAATGGAGAGGGGAAAAGTGGTGAAGTAGggataacaaaaacatttacatggaCTACTTGCTAACAGTCTTCCATTTAACACTAGCAAACTTGTTGAGTTCTTCCCAGTTGTAACTAAACTTGCTGTTCAAGTTATGCATACAGATAACTATTGCATCTCTGCTGGACTGCTGCCCATGCAACATGATGGAGAACAGAGCAGTTATCACCACCCTCCAAGGTAATTAACTTGATAGTTGAGGTAACATAGGACAAGTATCACactgtagtgtctgtagagaacTAAATGAACCAAGCAGTCCTTCCTAACCAATTGGATGTGTGACTGCATGGCGGTGTCATCAATGGGAACTGACCCAATGTCTGATTAAAGTGTTGAGTCTAGTCAGAGTTCTGAATCACTGAAATAGATGTGTACCTGCGTGGGATCTCCTCATCAGCATACAGCACATTAATGGAGTATGGTCCTTCTTTGGTGGGCACATAGCTTACAGTGTGAGTCTGATCTCCATTATCCACCACGTCAACTGGCTCCACAACACCTGCACAAGACACATGCAAAAATAAGCATATTGCATATAATGGTAAATGATATTCTAGGTGATGCTGAATCATTTATAATGGTGGCAACATGAAGCTCTCTCTCACCTTTGGGCCCCTGCACTCGGACTTGCAGAGGAGCTACTCCTGCCTTGCTGGCATCTACAGTGAAGACCTGTGGGATATTAGCTCGTACATTGGTCCCAAGACCCTGGCCTTGGCATTTGACCTTAGTGGGATCGACAGTGTCATGAACAGGCACAGAGAATGGGCTTCCTATTAGACCAAAACAGTGGAAGAAACGGGTCACTTATcgtgggagaaaaaaataaataaataaataaataaataaataaaaaaatacagaacttttgagaaaacaaggaaaacacTAACCAGTGACCGGTTTTCCACCATAGGTAATATTAAGGTTGTAAGTCCCTGGCTCATATGGGATGTATTCTACAGAGCAGCTGCCATCTTTATTATCAGTGCAGGACATCTTGGCTTCTGAAGGTCCCTCCATAGCCAGGCCCAGGCCTCCTGTACCAGCCCCACTAAAcaatgagagagaaagtaaaTTCCAGACAAAAAGAAGAGAGACCAAATTCTCCAACTGTTGAAACTACTTGCTGAACACCAACCGGGTCTCCACAGTGAATTTGTTGGGTTTGTTGGTGATACCAGCCTGCAGTCCTGGGccatgcacacgcacacgtgCAGGATCACAACCCTCTGTTACAGGCACACGGAACGGACTGTTGGGCACTGGGGCATCATCATAAGAAACCTCTACACTATGTGGACCTGGCCAGAGAAAATATTTATCAGTCCAGCATTAAACTTGaattaatcaaattaaaacACAGAGATAGATTCAACTTGAATCACTTTATGGTAAGTATACACATGACCTAAGGCTTACCTTCTTCATAGGGAGTGTACTCTACTTTGTAGGTACCATCTCCCAGGTCCCTAATAAGAGCCTCAGTACAGTTTCCAGATGGGTTGTTGATGCAGGTCTTGATGTGATTGCCACCAGTTTTTGTTAGGGCACGAGCATCAACGGTGAAATCTGTGGTAGCCTCTCTGAACACCCCTTCAAGACAACAATTCCAAGGAAATTATAAACATCTTTAAAAGGTTAGgattttgtcacatatacatttcaCAATTTACCCAAATTCATGCTCAACATTCTTAAAAGCTAGCACACAGAGTAATCCTAAAAGATGGTGATGACCTCAAATGTATTCAGATCCAGAAAATTACCTTTGCCTTCAACTCCAGGTCCAAAGACTTTCACACCACTGGTTTCAACAGCTGGCTCCACATTTAGTCTTGATGGGAAGTTTGGCACATCCTGGCCACCATAGCGGATGGTAAGAGTGTACGCTCCAGGGTACAGGGGAATGTAGGTGATGGTATAAGTTCCATCTCCATTATCCTGGATGTGTACCTCTGCTTCAGTTCCATTATCAGAGATGATCTCAATGGTTAATTCAGCAGGGCCAGCATTGGTGCAGTCTACCACAAACTGGCCAGTCTCACCAACCTTAGCTCGCTCCAAACCTGGACCAGAGCAACGGACCTGCAGACAGAAGCCATAAAAAAGTCAGGAAAAAAGATCCAATTGTTGAGTGGGTAAGCATCTCAGTATTAATCTGAAATGCAGCAATACCCCACCTTAGATGGGTCAGTGGGAGCTACGGCCTCCACAGGGAAGGGGCTTCCTGGGATGGGAGCACCATCGTAAGTGAGTTCCACCTCATAGGGTCCCTTGTCTCTGGGGATGAAGCGAACTTGGCTGGTTTCTGGGCTCAACCCTGGTTCCACCTTACAGGGCACAGATTTACCACCAGGTCCAGTCACCTTTGCAGCAACCTTACCTTGACCACCTGCACCCTTTGATTTGACTGTAATCTCCTGGTCTTTTCCAACAGTCATctctgaggttaaaaaaaaaaaaaaaaaaaaaaaaaaaaaaaacacttaaggGTCAACTCAGAAAAGCATGAGAGGATAACCACTTCAAGAATCATCATATAAAAAGGTCAAAGGAAATAGGGCTGTCATGACGTACTGTCGCCAAGGCCTGAAACATTAATCTTGCTCAGATCAAGGGAAGGAGCTACAGGCACAGCAAAGGGAGTTTTGGGAATGGGGTCACCACCATAAGTCACATTCACACCCAGATTAccctgaacaaaaaaaaaaaatgacaaagaatcATATTAATGAGGGCCAAActtgttctttttaataaaaaaaaaaaaaacctttctgttGAGTAAAGATTTGAATAAATGTTCTACCACAAAATCATGTACTCACCTGTTGCACTGGAGTGTATTTGACAGTATACGTGTTGTCGTGGTTGTTGATGATATCAAAGTCCCGCACTGCCTCACCCTTGTTGGGACCAGTAAACTGGGCATCCAGCTTGGCTTTGCCTGCACCCTTAGTATTCACAGTGAAATGAGTGGGTTTGTTCAGTTCCACACCTGAGGAGGATAAAAGTGAGTGTGGAGCTTAGTTAACCTCTCTGTACATTTCTGATAGTTCTGACACTACCCAGTgtgatatgttttgttttgtcaccTGTGCGGTTAAGACCAGGTCCCTCTGCTTTGACTTTGCTGGCATCATGAGAGGGATCCACTTTAATTCTGATTGGCGACATTGGAATAGGCTAAAAGACAAAAAGTACATCAGAGACAAGGAAGACCTATATACATGCCAACACATACTAACACAAATGCACGTGTTACCTGATCAGCAAACAGCACCATGATAGTGTAGCTGCCAGCTCCTGGGGGAGTATATTTAACTGTGAAGGTGTCATTATCATTTCTGATTATGTCAAAGTCGATGTCAGACTCAGCTGGACCCACAACGCCAGGAGCACACTTAATCCCAATGCTGATGTCACCTACAGAGATATTAAGTCTTGCATCTTAGATGTTATGGAAACAAAGAAAATAGATTTGATGAACCAAAATTCATGAGTGTTAAAATTAATATGGTCATACCCTGGCCAGCCTCTGAACAGTCCACTGTGAAGTATGTTGGTTCGAAAGCCTTCAGACCTGTCTTGGCAACACCAGGTCCAGATACTTTCACCTTATTAGGATGGCATCCAGCTCCAATATTCATctacagatttaaaaagaagaatctagcaacattaaacaaacaaaaccacaacAGTAATAAAAACCTTGTATAATTCTATCTTCTATGCAAATATGTGAAATGTCTTTGCAGATTTCCACAATTACTGACCCTGAATGGGCTTTCCGGGATATTGACTCCACCCCAGGACACCATGACTGTGTGTTTAACAGGCTTGCGAGGGGTGTAGCTGCAGCTGTAGGTTCCATTACCATTATCCTTAACCTGCACATCAACTGGGTTTCCATCTCTGTCCTGAGAGTGGGGaggggagagaggaaaaaataaaaaaataataataatagtaatcatCATTATCCTTctattttcatttgtgtttaaacacaaaaaGGGATACAGATACATACCTGGGCCTGGATCTTTAGAGGTGCTTTGCCCCCCAGTTTGGCATCCACTGTGAACTCtgctggctttccaacagccaGACCAGTGCTCTGAAGTCCTGGGCCATAGGCCTTCACCTTAAATACAGATGAGCAAGAAGATTAGTGCAATTCGCCCTTCTCTCCCCCAGCAATTATTCTGGCTGGCAGATATAGAACTCATCTCTGTACCTTGTCAGGGTAAAAGTCTCGGTCTGGTGCTGGTTTGATCTCAGCCATGAAGGGGCTATGCTGGATGTCCTCATTTTTACAAAGCACATGCACTGCGTACTCGCCTGGCTCAGTGGGCCAGTATCGGACATCACAGGAGCCATCACCCTTATCATCACACTCAATCTTAGCTGGAGATGGGCCTTCCACAGAGAAACCTGAACAGGTAGTCAAGCATTATATTTGACTTGGGCTGACTTGTGCTTGAGACTACAAAATGTGTCCTAAGAATCAGAAATACAAAGTGCTAGTGAAACTCACCCAAAGTGCCAACGTCATCTCCAACTGCCTCCACCACAAAGTCAGCAGATTTGCCAACAACGCCACCTTCCAAGCCTGGGCCCCATGCCCGCACCTTCTGTGGCCCTGCCTCACTGCTTACTTTCACCTCGAATGGACTGAAACAGGAAAAACCACAGGGATGGGACGGGAGAACAAGGAAAGACAACATTTAGAACATCATCTTGTTTTTTTGCCATCTTGGACTTGGGACTAGATTCAATAAACAATACAATTATCAAATATTCTAACCTGCGAGGAATATGCTGGCCACCCCAGGTAATAGTAATGATGTAGTTTCCAGGGGTGGTGGGGTAATACTCAAAGCTATAGACTCCATCTCCCAAATCTTTCTTCTTACAAGGCTCCTCCAGACCCTCTGTattatacacatgcacaaaaatcATAATCAATATAATCGTAAACATGATCAGGCATGGTTGCTACTCAGATAATGTGCTTCACTCACTTGGCCCTTTGATGGTGACCTTCAAATCTCCAGTGCCAGCTCCTTTGGTATAGACCTTAAACTCTGCAGTCTCCTTGATCCTCAGGCCTTTGGGCTGCAAACCACGGCCTTTGGCTCTGCACAGACTGGGGTTACATGCTGCAAAGGGACATGAGACAAAGTAATTAAAGTATCACACTTCAAACATGCACCAAGTTAATGCTCTGAATGGTTGGGCTTTCAGAAATGGTCAGGAAACTCCAGGCATGGTGCAGTGGAGATAAGGAACTGCAAGTGGCAGAGCTACATATCTGTACCAAGCATGGTTACATGTGGCTAAAAGAGCAGCATGATGTATTAGTAAAGGAAATGGGAGTTTTATCATAATGAgtgataaaatgtttttattaatattctgtaaaaaaaataactgctcAAAGTGTCACTGAGTCTTTGGGATGCCCCATAGTTTCCAAGCAATAGCTATAATATAATGTCAGTTATTAAAGGAGACAGTATAAGTGAGtcacatgaaaacatgcagCAGGTCAACAGCAAGCAAAGTACCCAACAGATCCAAGGTGACAGGAAAGCACGTCAGAGGTCAACAGGctgatccaaaaaaaaagcGACAGATCACAGTTGTCCTTCAGGAGGGAGACAGAATCATCAGGGAAGAAAATAACAGCCCAGGAAatataagaaagagaaaaaaaacaacaaagacagACCATGTGCAGTAAAAGTCATAAATGGATTTTCTAGGACTTTTTCCTCTTCTCCCCAACAACCCACTCGCCTGCTAGTTCTACCTTTCCCTAGTGGCTCCTCACCTTCTCCAACGTCGACCGTGTAGGGGCTCTTGGAGATTTGGCCCCCAGCAAATGTTATGTAAATTGTGTGCTGGCCCTCCTGGGTGGGTTTGTAGGTACAGCGGTAGCTGCTGTTGCCTTTATCCTCAATGTGGCACTCTACTGTGTCCTTCTTGCCACTGGGGTCAACAATGACCACCTCAACTTCTCCCATTCCAGCACCTGAAAATGAAAGTTCAACAGTTAATcttctgtaaatataatttctcTTCTTCAAAATTTTCAAAGCTACAATCCCAACCATTTAACACGTCTGACATAAATGAACTAAAGTGCTTAATCAGCATTTCTGTGATTACCAGCAGTGTATACATCAAAGTAGGTGGTTTTGTTGGCAATGTTGCCCACAGCCTCAAGACCTGGCCCCTGGGCAGTAACTTTGCTGGAGTCACCCTGAGCCATCCCCACCTCCACCTCAAATGGGCTCTTTGAAATATGCAGGCCTGCAAACAGCACTGTTACCTATAATACAAGTTAAAGGTCACAGATTGAGACTGCAGCAGGTAGAAATCATCCTGTCATCCATAATCATCCATATCTGTCTACTAGACAATGACTGTATTATCAAATCTCTATTATATTCAGATAGGACCCAATTACCTTATGTGGCCCAGTTACTTTAGGAACATAGACTACTGAGTAAGTGCGATTCTTGTCATTGTTGGGAGTGACTTTAGCCTCCTCGCGATGTCCCGCTGGGTCTTCTACATAAACCAGCACCTCTCCCTGGCCTGCACTGATTGTCTCCACAGTGAACACAGCCTTTTTCATCACTACGTTACCAGTGGGCTCAATGCCTGAACAGAGGAAAAGAGTTATATATGTAATGCCTATGGATATCTATTGAATGACTCAACAGTTGTTTTCACTGAGCTTTATACTGTGAAAAAACTTTTGACAAATGTTAACGTACCTGGTCCATAGGCACGAGCCTTTTTGGGGTTGAGTTTGGGGCGCAGTGGGGCACCAGGTTTCAGCTTTGCCTTGGGGAACTGTGACAGGTATGTCATAACCGAGTGTTCATCCACATTGGGATCAACAATTTCCTCTGGAGTGATGACCTAGTAGAGAGAAACAAGAGTAAGCAGATGAATTTATACAACcccccccaaaacacacacacacacacacccccaaagagagggaaggaaaaaaaaaaaaaaaaaaaaaaaaaaaaaatgtacaaggAGTCATAACAGAGACTGTCACCTTGGAGACAGGCACCTTAGAGACCACATGCCAGTCTGTGGCATTAGTTGGCAGGCACAAAACACACGACAGCAGGAAACTTTACCAACCACACATGTAACTGACAGCACGCAATGCACCAGacttagttttgtttttttttattaaaaaaaggaagactATTTCAAAACTTCATTAGACTGTTTCATTTCTGTAGTAGCAAAAACCAGTTTAGCCAGCCTCTCATTCTTACAAGGGACTGCTTTAAGACCTTTGTAGAAAGCAAAGAGTAAACAAAATATAGTGACTGTTTATTTGCTTTGCTGTTGGTAAGGGTTTTCCAATAGTTATCAgcatcaaaaaaaataaaaaatttaattttactcgatttttttttttttttaattattagaaaTGAACATTGCTTAGCCAAGTCATGTCGCTTGTACCAGCAAAGTTAGCCTGAATTTCAGGAACTGGGGGATGATTTTCCTCTCAATGAAGCTATGAGGTTAAAAAGTGACCCTGAAAAGAAgcataaaatgtctttaaaaaaagtttcataaCTCTTTTCTGTATGAAAAGTATGAAATCGAAAGTGAACACTTCATGCAACAGTAACTATAGTCTGAGCATGCCACTGTGAAGACCATATACGTATCCTTTGAAAAGAAGCTTGGAAGCAgagaattttaataaattatttgcatACAAATTACTTGATTAATTCAAGGAATCGTTTTAACCCTAGTGATCAGGATAACTTCAGACAAATATAGAAATTAGTCACCTGAGGAACACCGAGCCACTCGTCAGCCTGCTGCATTGCCTCACGTGCATTGTCCACAGGCTTTGTCTGATCCCAGGAGTCCCAGTCTGGACACAAACCTGAAGAGATACCAACATTCTTTTCATATATGCTTGCGCTAAATCATTAATTAGGAAATAGATTAGCATTTACCTGATTACAAACCatctaataaaaaaagttaacaaaTGTTTCACTGTAATGCTGTGTCTGCTGTCCAATATCCCCATTTTTAAAGGATTTGTAATTGCTGCATTTTTAATTCTCTCTATACTATCAACTCAATTTGAATTCAAATTACTGAACTATGTAAACTCTCTCAAAAATGTAAACAGGTCCCGCCATTAATTGCTTGAAGTGTCAGATGTCTGAACCAAGACAACTTTTAATTCTTCCAACCTCCCCCACCCACCTCAGTGACCTACCTGGGGCACAACTGTCCACCAGTGCTCCCAGAGCTTTGCCTGACTGCCAGTCGCGGCTGAAGTTGGTTATTGGCAGCTCGGGCAGCTTGTTCTGGATCCAGCCCAGGAGCCTCTGCTTTGGCGTTTTCTGCTTGGCGTCATCAGTGTCCTCTTCCTCATCCCACATGGGCATGGAGATAGAGTAGTGCAGAATGAGGGTCCATATCAGCCCAAGGATGAGCTTCAGGTTCCCATCCACAATGGCTTTACTGTCtggtggggggggtgggggtttgTAGTTAGGGAAGGCAAAGAGAAAGAAGTGATTGCATATACAAAGTCCTTGAAGGATTGatggtaataataatttaagaaaaGCTAGATGTTATAGACAACTAAAGctgtatgtcatttttttctcatggCCTTTTTGAACAGATGAAatccattttgtattttataaagtagtataatttattttaatgacagAAATAACTCTTTCAAAGATGCTTTTAAAGAAAGGAAGTCTTAGCCAtctgcacattttcatttttctcacaTATCCAAATCTGCTATGATTTCTGTTAAAGTGCATGGATGGTTTGTAAATGAGGGCAAAAAGCCATGCATTAAATGATGCAGATTGTTGGCATGAATCTAcctgcagattttattttgttttaagacAAAATACCTTTTCATGTCTGTAGGAGACCCTGCTGAAGACTAACAGCAGAGGCATCATGTGACTGGCCACCAATAAGGTCAGCAGATGTACCAGCAGAGAAGCAAAAGT is a window from the Pangasianodon hypophthalmus isolate fPanHyp1 chromosome 16, fPanHyp1.pri, whole genome shotgun sequence genome containing:
- the flna gene encoding filamin-A isoform X2, with product MSQHPRLHQSSAASATSNASLAPDKDADMPATEKDLAEDAPWKKIQQNTFTRWCNEHLKCVNKRIANLQTDLSDGLRLIGLLEVLSQKKMFRKYNQRPTFRQMQLENVSVALEFLDRENIKLVSIDSKAIVDGNLKLILGLIWTLILHYSISMPMWDEEEDTDDAKQKTPKQRLLGWIQNKLPELPITNFSRDWQSGKALGALVDSCAPGLCPDWDSWDQTKPVDNAREAMQQADEWLGVPQVITPEEIVDPNVDEHSVMTYLSQFPKAKLKPGAPLRPKLNPKKARAYGPGIEPTGNVVMKKAVFTVETISAGQGEVLVYVEDPAGHREEAKVTPNNDKNRTYSVVYVPKVTGPHKVTVLFAGLHISKSPFEVEVGMAQGDSSKVTAQGPGLEAVGNIANKTTYFDVYTAGAGMGEVEVVIVDPSGKKDTVECHIEDKGNSSYRCTYKPTQEGQHTIYITFAGGQISKSPYTVDVGEACNPSLCRAKGRGLQPKGLRIKETAEFKVYTKGAGTGDLKVTIKGPKGLEEPCKKKDLGDGVYSFEYYPTTPGNYIITITWGGQHIPRSPFEVKVSSEAGPQKVRAWGPGLEGGVVGKSADFVVEAVGDDVGTLGFSVEGPSPAKIECDDKGDGSCDVRYWPTEPGEYAVHVLCKNEDIQHSPFMAEIKPAPDRDFYPDKVKAYGPGLQSTGLAVGKPAEFTVDAKLGGKAPLKIQAQDRDGNPVDVQVKDNGNGTYSCSYTPRKPVKHTVMVSWGGVNIPESPFRMNIGAGCHPNKVKVSGPGVAKTGLKAFEPTYFTVDCSEAGQGDISIGIKCAPGVVGPAESDIDFDIIRNDNDTFTVKYTPPGAGSYTIMVLFADQPIPMSPIRIKVDPSHDASKVKAEGPGLNRTGVELNKPTHFTVNTKGAGKAKLDAQFTGPNKGEAVRDFDIINNHDNTYTVKYTPVQQGNLGVNVTYGGDPIPKTPFAVPVAPSLDLSKINVSGLGDKMTVGKDQEITVKSKGAGGQGKVAAKVTGPGGKSVPCKVEPGLSPETSQVRFIPRDKGPYEVELTYDGAPIPGSPFPVEAVAPTDPSKVRCSGPGLERAKVGETGQFVVDCTNAGPAELTIEIISDNGTEAEVHIQDNGDGTYTITYIPLYPGAYTLTIRYGGQDVPNFPSRLNVEPAVETSGVKVFGPGVEGKGVFREATTDFTVDARALTKTGGNHIKTCINNPSGNCTEALIRDLGDGTYKVEYTPYEEGPHSVEVSYDDAPVPNSPFRVPVTEGCDPARVRVHGPGLQAGITNKPNKFTVETRGAGTGGLGLAMEGPSEAKMSCTDNKDGSCSVEYIPYEPGTYNLNITYGGKPVTGSPFSVPVHDTVDPTKVKCQGQGLGTNVRANIPQVFTVDASKAGVAPLQVRVQGPKGVVEPVDVVDNGDQTHTVSYVPTKEGPYSINVLYADEEIPRSPYKLKVLPTHDASKVRASGPGLNTTGVPASLPVEFTIDAKDAGEGLLAVQITDPEGKPKKANIRDNQDGTYLVSYVPDMTGRYTILIKYGGDEIPYSPYRIRALPTGDASKCTVTGAGVGPTIQIGEQTVITVDAKAAGKGKVTCTVCTPDGAEVDVDVVENEDGTFDIFYTAPQPGKYVICVRFGGEHIPNSPFQVMATDRAMGMNGLDVAGLRPFDLVIPFTIQKGEITGEVRMPSGKVAKPDIADNKDGTVTVKYAPTEAGLHEMDIKYDGIHIPGSPLQFYVDYVNSGHVTAYGPGLIHGMVNKPAVFTVNTKDAGEGGLSLAIEGPSKADISCTDNQDGTCTVSYLPVLPGDYNILVKYNDKHIPGSPYVAKITGDDSMRMSHLKVGSAADIPLDIGELDLSQLTASLTTPSGREEPCLLKMLRNGHVGVSFVPKEIGEHFVNIKKNGRHIPSSPISVMIKQSEIADASRVCVSGQGLSEARTFEPAEFIIDTRDAGYGGLSLSIEGPSKVDINTEDQEDGTCKVTYCPTEPGNYIINIKFADQHVPGSAFTVKVTGEGRMKESITRKRTAASVANVGSQCDLSLKIPEISIADMTAQVTSPSGKVHKAEIMEGENNTYCIRFVPTEMGVHTVSVKYQGQHVPGSPFQFTVGPLGEGGAHKVRAGGPGLERAEAGVPAEFSIWTREAGAGGLSIAVEGPSKAEIAFEDRKDGSSGVSYIVQEPGDYEVSIKFNDEHIPDSPFVVPVASPSDDARRLTVASLQESGLKVNQPASFAVSLNGAKGVIDAKVHSPSGALEECCVTEIDEDKYAVRFIPRENGLYLIDVKFNGSHIPGSPFKIRVGETGQAGDPGMVSAYGAGLEGGTTGSPCEFIVNTSSAGPGALAVTIDGPSKVKMDCQECPEGYKVTYTPMAPGNYLISIKYGGPYHIVGSPFKAKITGSRLVTSHSMHETSSVLVDPVTRSVTSTQQAAPGWGSSDASRVVAKGLGLTKGFINQKNSFSVDCSKAGRNMLLVGVDGPKVPCEEILVKHLGNRLYNVSYQLKEKGEYILVVKWGDEHIPGSPYHITV